A stretch of the Candidatus Hydrogenedentota bacterium genome encodes the following:
- a CDS encoding long-chain fatty acid--CoA ligase: MSLNLGHFLLLTAREKPDKIAVILDDYRFTYQEIAAYAKRIANIVQDHGVRPGDKVAMMISNTPHFPAVYFGILLAGGVVVPINCHLKSHEICYHLEDSEAKVFFTWVGFLDESVKAMKEASTCQHLLVISYPDDFEKPEQGESFNRLLRDASPEFDMVETMPDDTAVILYTSGTTGHPKGAELTHFNMFFNAFYTREYILHAKAEDVSLAVLPLYHSFGQTCVQNAILMAGGTMTMVPRFEAERVLDVVQRDRVSILAMVPTMYFWLLHEKDNGEYDLSSVRMAVSGGSALPVELLKRFEKEFGVRILEGYGLSETSPVASFNIIERPSKPGSIGLPVWGCEMRIMRGDGTFAGVGEVGEIVMRGHNVMKGYYKKGLATEEVFADGWFHTGDLARMDEDGYFFIVDRIKDLIIRSGMNIYPREVEETLYGHPAVLEAAVVGIPDEARGEEVKAFVAVKPNAAVSEDELKEYCFERMARFKCPKSIELVASLPKGPTGKILKRELRGLASSQPSA, encoded by the coding sequence ATGAGTCTGAATTTGGGGCACTTTTTGCTGTTGACCGCCCGGGAAAAACCAGACAAGATCGCGGTGATCCTCGACGATTACCGCTTCACGTACCAGGAGATTGCCGCATACGCGAAGCGCATTGCGAATATCGTGCAGGACCATGGGGTGCGGCCTGGCGACAAGGTCGCCATGATGATCTCCAATACGCCGCATTTTCCCGCAGTCTATTTTGGCATTCTTTTGGCAGGGGGCGTCGTTGTTCCGATCAACTGTCACCTGAAAAGCCACGAAATCTGCTATCACTTGGAGGATTCCGAGGCCAAAGTGTTCTTCACGTGGGTGGGCTTTCTGGACGAATCCGTCAAGGCGATGAAAGAGGCGTCAACATGCCAGCATCTGCTGGTCATCAGCTATCCCGACGATTTCGAGAAGCCCGAGCAAGGCGAATCGTTCAACAGACTTCTCCGCGACGCCTCGCCGGAGTTCGATATGGTGGAGACGATGCCCGACGACACTGCGGTGATCCTCTACACGTCTGGCACAACGGGCCACCCCAAGGGGGCTGAACTGACGCATTTCAATATGTTCTTCAACGCCTTCTACACGCGAGAATACATTCTGCACGCAAAGGCTGAGGACGTTTCGCTCGCCGTTCTTCCCTTGTACCACTCTTTCGGGCAGACCTGCGTGCAGAACGCAATACTCATGGCTGGCGGAACGATGACCATGGTCCCGCGCTTTGAAGCAGAGCGGGTTCTCGACGTGGTTCAGCGCGATCGGGTGAGCATATTGGCCATGGTGCCCACCATGTATTTCTGGCTCTTGCATGAAAAGGACAACGGAGAATACGACCTTTCATCTGTGCGCATGGCCGTATCCGGCGGTTCGGCGTTGCCGGTCGAACTCTTGAAGCGCTTTGAGAAGGAATTCGGCGTTCGCATACTCGAGGGTTACGGCCTTTCGGAGACGAGTCCGGTAGCTTCTTTCAACATTATCGAACGGCCGAGCAAACCGGGCTCCATTGGTTTGCCGGTTTGGGGTTGCGAGATGCGCATCATGCGCGGAGACGGCACATTCGCCGGTGTGGGAGAGGTGGGAGAAATCGTTATGCGCGGACATAACGTGATGAAGGGATATTACAAGAAAGGGCTTGCTACCGAGGAGGTTTTCGCGGACGGCTGGTTTCATACCGGGGACTTGGCGCGCATGGACGAGGACGGCTACTTTTTCATCGTTGACCGGATAAAGGACTTGATTATCCGCAGCGGCATGAACATTTATCCGCGTGAAGTGGAAGAGACGCTATACGGGCATCCTGCCGTTCTCGAAGCGGCTGTTGTGGGCATTCCGGACGAGGCGCGGGGTGAGGAGGTCAAGGCATTCGTGGCCGTAAAGCCCAATGCCGCGGTCTCAGAAGACGAACTCAAAGAATACTGCTTCGAGCGCATGGCCCGGTTCAAGTGCCCGAAGTCCATTGAACTCGTGGCGAGTCTGCCCAAAGGCCCTACGGGCAAGATACTCAAGCGAGAGCTCCGCGGCCTCGCTTCCTCCCAACCTTCGGCTTGA
- the trpD gene encoding anthranilate phosphoribosyltransferase produces the protein MLDEVISLISQRKDLTREQAAQTMRVLMSGEASPVKISALLMGFRVKGETIEEITGFAEVMRDMAVPVLPKRQPLIDIVGTGGDHSGSFNISTTSAFVAAGAGIAVAKHGNRSATSRCGSADVLEALGVNLDAPPERVARCIDEVGIGFLFARSLHTAMKHVAPIRSELRATRTVFNVLGPLTNPARATGLSVGVFDAALVEPLAHVLTNLGAHHAFVSAGNDGLDEISLSGPTRIAEASQGQVNLYEITPEDMGFASVPRSALAGGSPVENAALLRSVLEGTPGPRRDVVLLNAAAGIRAGNDSLDWPAALKVARESIDSGAALRTLDALIKASNDS, from the coding sequence ATGCTGGATGAAGTCATCTCCTTAATCAGCCAACGCAAAGACCTTACGAGAGAACAGGCCGCGCAGACCATGCGCGTGCTTATGTCGGGTGAGGCAAGCCCGGTCAAGATTTCCGCCTTGCTCATGGGGTTCCGCGTCAAGGGCGAGACCATTGAAGAAATCACGGGATTCGCGGAGGTCATGCGCGACATGGCGGTCCCGGTTCTCCCCAAACGCCAGCCTCTGATAGACATCGTCGGCACCGGCGGGGATCATTCCGGCAGCTTCAATATCTCCACCACTTCAGCGTTTGTGGCGGCGGGAGCGGGAATCGCCGTCGCGAAACACGGCAACCGCAGCGCAACCAGCAGGTGTGGCAGCGCCGATGTTCTTGAGGCTCTCGGAGTCAACCTTGATGCCCCCCCTGAACGGGTCGCGCGGTGTATCGATGAGGTGGGTATCGGGTTCCTGTTCGCCCGCTCGCTGCACACGGCCATGAAGCATGTCGCGCCCATACGTTCGGAACTGCGTGCTACCCGTACCGTTTTCAACGTCCTGGGGCCGTTGACCAATCCAGCCCGGGCCACGGGGCTGTCTGTAGGCGTTTTTGACGCGGCGTTGGTCGAACCTTTGGCGCATGTATTGACAAATCTCGGGGCACATCACGCGTTTGTCTCAGCGGGCAACGACGGCCTCGATGAGATATCTTTATCCGGCCCGACACGTATCGCAGAAGCCTCACAGGGCCAAGTGAATTTGTATGAAATAACACCTGAGGACATGGGATTCGCATCGGTCCCGCGGAGCGCCCTTGCGGGCGGAAGCCCTGTCGAGAATGCGGCGCTTCTCCGGTCCGTGTTGGAGGGAACGCCCGGCCCGCGCCGGGACGTCGTCTTGTTAAATGCCGCCGCCGGGATACGGGCAGGAAACGATTCACTCGATTGGCCAGCTGCCTTGAAGGTTGCCCGCGAATCCATCGACTCCGGAGCAGCCCTTCGAACGCTGGACGCGTTAATAAAGGCTTCCAATGATTCTTGA
- a CDS encoding phosphoribosylanthranilate isomerase, whose protein sequence is MTKVKICGITNLDDAIAACEAGADALGFVFAEEARKRNRYIDPKQAAAIIAQLPPFVTGVAVCVNAPISQLREYLSFAHMVQLCGEEAPEDYRAIADRALKVFHVGPGFKSEGMIAHPVRAYVLDADAHGAHGGTGATCDWEAAARAAATLEKPVILAGGLTPENVGEAVRIVRPYAVDTSGGVEASPGKKDHERIRQFIRNAKSALSVS, encoded by the coding sequence GTGACCAAAGTTAAGATTTGCGGCATCACGAATCTCGACGACGCCATCGCGGCGTGCGAGGCCGGAGCGGACGCGCTCGGCTTCGTTTTTGCAGAGGAAGCGCGCAAACGCAACCGCTACATCGACCCGAAGCAGGCGGCGGCGATCATTGCCCAGCTGCCTCCGTTTGTGACAGGGGTGGCGGTCTGCGTGAACGCGCCAATAAGCCAACTGCGGGAGTACTTGTCCTTCGCTCACATGGTTCAGTTGTGCGGAGAAGAAGCTCCCGAGGACTACCGGGCCATAGCGGACCGTGCATTGAAAGTCTTTCACGTGGGCCCCGGCTTCAAGAGCGAAGGGATGATTGCCCATCCGGTCCGGGCGTACGTGCTGGATGCTGATGCTCACGGAGCCCATGGCGGCACTGGCGCAACGTGTGATTGGGAGGCAGCCGCCCGGGCGGCCGCGACCCTGGAGAAGCCAGTTATTCTGGCTGGAGGATTGACGCCTGAAAACGTAGGGGAAGCCGTAAGAATCGTGCGGCCATACGCCGTGGACACGTCGGGGGGAGTGGAAGCATCACCGGGAAAGAAGGACCATGAGCGAATCCGTCAATTCATCCGCAACGCGAAATCAGCCCTATCCGTATCCTGA
- a CDS encoding TldD/PmbA family protein, with product MNENQLAHALEYARGCGALEAEAVMATSRSLELEVSRGELETLASSTSCGLGIRLFTADKRMGFAYTTSPGETLETTIRNAWENAAANDPEPYAGICQEAGAFDEDWSQQDPCAVSIRAKIAFTKDLEKATLSADKRIEQVEQASYSDTLVDFSLLNSAGVRRRYRNAYFSCSVVAVAAQSGADSERGWEFDFASAFEGLRMQWVAETCARDAARRLGGKPCATGRMPVVLDYAVATQFLQVLSSAFRADNVLKGKSFFVGQTGEMVGSELLSVVDQNDHPDGINRAPFDGEGTPAQRTVLLDNGRLAGYLHNLQSANEMGEHTTANASRGYSSPPVVGPTNLFIVPGPEAQEDLFSMACNGLFVTEAMGVHTADPISGDFSFGASGMLIAGGELTRPVRGVTIAGNIRPLLKAVAAVGNDLRFMGSCGAPSLLISELVVSGE from the coding sequence GTGAACGAGAACCAACTGGCCCATGCCCTTGAATACGCCCGTGGCTGCGGCGCTCTTGAGGCCGAGGCGGTCATGGCAACGAGCCGGAGCCTCGAGCTCGAGGTATCGAGGGGCGAGCTCGAAACCCTTGCCTCGTCTACGTCATGCGGTCTTGGTATCCGCCTCTTTACCGCCGATAAGCGTATGGGTTTCGCCTATACCACATCGCCTGGGGAGACGCTCGAGACAACCATCCGCAATGCCTGGGAAAACGCCGCCGCCAACGATCCCGAACCGTACGCGGGCATCTGTCAGGAAGCGGGCGCATTCGATGAAGACTGGTCGCAACAAGACCCCTGCGCTGTTTCCATCCGCGCCAAGATAGCGTTCACCAAAGACCTGGAAAAGGCTACTCTCAGCGCCGACAAACGCATTGAACAAGTCGAACAGGCCAGTTACAGCGATACGTTGGTCGATTTCAGCCTGCTGAACTCGGCAGGCGTCCGGCGCCGCTATCGTAACGCCTATTTCAGCTGCTCCGTCGTGGCGGTGGCCGCGCAATCGGGCGCCGACTCCGAGCGGGGGTGGGAATTTGATTTTGCGAGCGCCTTCGAGGGTCTCAGGATGCAATGGGTGGCGGAAACCTGCGCACGAGACGCCGCACGCAGGCTCGGGGGCAAGCCATGCGCAACCGGCCGGATGCCAGTCGTGCTTGATTACGCAGTGGCCACACAGTTCTTGCAGGTCCTGAGTTCGGCGTTTCGCGCAGACAATGTCCTGAAGGGAAAGTCGTTCTTTGTGGGACAAACGGGCGAGATGGTGGGCTCGGAACTCCTCTCCGTTGTTGACCAGAACGATCATCCGGACGGGATCAACCGCGCTCCTTTTGATGGCGAAGGGACACCCGCCCAGCGGACCGTATTGCTCGACAATGGCCGGCTTGCCGGCTATCTCCACAACCTCCAGTCCGCGAACGAGATGGGCGAGCACACCACAGCGAATGCGTCGCGCGGCTACAGTAGCCCCCCCGTGGTAGGACCAACGAACCTGTTTATTGTCCCTGGCCCAGAAGCACAAGAGGATTTGTTTTCCATGGCCTGCAACGGTCTCTTCGTAACGGAAGCCATGGGCGTGCACACCGCGGACCCCATCTCGGGCGATTTCAGCTTCGGCGCGTCGGGGATGTTGATTGCGGGCGGCGAACTCACCCGGCCCGTACGTGGGGTGACCATAGCGGGCAATATACGGCCGCTCTTGAAAGCGGTGGCCGCCGTGGGCAATGATCTGCGGTTCATGGGGTCGTGTGGCGCCCCATCGCTGTTAATCTCTGAACTTGTAGTAAGTGGGGAATAA
- the trpC gene encoding indole-3-glycerol phosphate synthase TrpC — MILDEICAHKRTEVETSKKSVPLSALKQRIAEISPARDFRAALRTPGISLIAEVKKASPSKGVLRANLDPVDMGGLYERSGASAISILTDTKYFQGSLRDLTAVRRHVKVPCLRKEFIVDEYQIYEARAAEADAVLLIARVLSDEQLGDYLALTADLRMDALVETHDAQEIERAMKSGAHILGINNRDLATFEVSLNRTLELKRYVPGGHVLVSESGIHTREHVQLLEDGGIDAILVGECLITSDNVAQKIRELLGRDQS; from the coding sequence ATGATTCTTGACGAGATCTGTGCGCATAAACGAACCGAGGTTGAAACCAGCAAAAAATCGGTCCCGCTGAGTGCCCTTAAACAGCGCATCGCCGAAATCTCCCCGGCCCGGGACTTCCGTGCGGCCCTGAGGACTCCAGGCATCAGCCTCATCGCTGAAGTGAAGAAGGCGTCTCCCAGCAAAGGCGTACTGCGCGCGAATCTCGATCCTGTGGACATGGGCGGACTCTACGAACGGTCAGGGGCCAGCGCAATCTCCATTTTGACCGACACGAAGTACTTTCAGGGAAGTCTCAGGGATTTGACGGCGGTTCGGCGGCATGTCAAAGTGCCGTGCCTGCGCAAAGAGTTCATCGTTGACGAGTACCAGATCTATGAGGCCCGGGCCGCCGAAGCTGATGCGGTCCTGCTGATTGCCCGCGTACTCTCCGACGAACAACTGGGGGACTATCTGGCTTTGACCGCGGACCTGAGGATGGACGCCCTGGTGGAAACCCATGATGCCCAGGAAATCGAGCGCGCCATGAAATCCGGTGCGCATATCCTCGGCATCAACAATAGAGATCTCGCTACCTTCGAGGTCTCCCTGAACAGAACCTTGGAACTGAAGCGCTACGTGCCGGGCGGCCATGTACTGGTTAGCGAAAGCGGAATTCACACCCGGGAACATGTACAACTCTTGGAAGACGGAGGAATCGACGCTATTCTGGTGGGCGAGTGTCTGATAACCAGTGACAACGTCGCGCAAAAAATTCGGGAACTTCTGGGCCGTGACCAAAGTTAA
- the trpA gene encoding tryptophan synthase subunit alpha, whose protein sequence is MNRIEARFQELRAAGQKAFIPYIAAGDPTLERTAEIVVALEEAGADLIELGIPFSDPLADGVVNQEAAMRALRHGTSLRDVIGMVKKLRERTQIPAVLFTYFNPVHSYGIERFGPDCRDAGVDGVLCVDLPPEEAGEYKASLDSQDIATIFLLAPTSTDTRIKTVSRQCTGFVYYVSRTGVTGERAQVEQDAREMVSRIKRHTDKPVAVGFGISKPEHAAEIARYADGVIVGSAIVRMIGELGDSPETAARVGAFAESLAKAVKHT, encoded by the coding sequence GTGAACCGTATCGAAGCACGTTTTCAGGAATTGCGGGCGGCCGGCCAGAAGGCCTTCATCCCGTACATCGCGGCGGGCGACCCTACGCTCGAACGGACCGCGGAAATCGTCGTGGCCCTCGAAGAGGCCGGCGCTGACCTCATCGAACTGGGCATCCCTTTCTCGGATCCGCTGGCCGACGGCGTGGTCAACCAGGAAGCGGCCATGCGTGCGCTGCGGCATGGCACCTCGCTGCGAGACGTGATCGGCATGGTGAAGAAACTGCGCGAACGCACCCAGATCCCAGCCGTATTGTTCACCTACTTCAATCCTGTCCATTCCTATGGAATTGAGCGCTTTGGACCGGATTGCCGCGATGCGGGCGTGGATGGCGTGCTCTGCGTCGATTTGCCCCCTGAGGAAGCAGGCGAGTACAAGGCTTCTCTCGATTCCCAGGACATTGCCACCATCTTCCTCCTGGCGCCAACCAGCACCGATACGCGCATCAAGACGGTGTCAAGGCAGTGCACGGGGTTCGTCTACTACGTTTCCCGCACCGGCGTCACCGGCGAACGCGCCCAGGTGGAACAGGACGCTCGGGAGATGGTCTCCCGGATCAAGCGACACACGGACAAGCCGGTGGCGGTCGGTTTTGGCATTTCGAAACCGGAACACGCCGCCGAGATTGCGCGCTACGCCGACGGCGTCATTGTCGGCAGCGCCATTGTGCGCATGATCGGCGAACTGGGGGACTCACCGGAAACCGCCGCACGCGTGGGGGCGTTTGCGGAATCTCTTGCCAAGGCAGTAAAACATACGTAA
- the mgtE gene encoding magnesium transporter: MPDEIMKEPWEEIEDIVAAQDAEYLDDYLQKLNPAEVARAISRLDEETQAGVLTLLEPEDAADLIEELPEIQGADIIEDLPVEKAALIVDEMESDVRADLLQELHEDDAEAILAQMDPQEAANARRLLAYEADTAGGIMITEFLAYDMNTTIAEVLEDLHKHVEAYSDLNIQYIYVVNEKYSLVGVIPLRNLILSKPDKDLVNVMITNPLYVLVDTSLDELEQIFDRYPFIGIPVTDKEGRLVGVAQQSDVEEALGEIAADALNSFSGIIGGDELRSMPVLPRAVRRMSVLSFNLVLSAIAASVILHFETTIGQMTTLAFFIPIIGNMSGCSGNQAVGVSIRELALGITRPEDWKRVLLKEVQVGLINGVLLGIFLSAVALLLHKGPIIGLVAGGALAFNSVFALCIGGVVPLMLRTLGIDPALAAPPILTSLTDMCGFLIFLSLATWLLI; this comes from the coding sequence ATGCCTGACGAGATTATGAAAGAGCCCTGGGAAGAGATCGAGGACATCGTCGCCGCACAGGACGCAGAATACCTCGACGATTATCTCCAGAAACTGAACCCGGCCGAGGTTGCCCGCGCGATCTCCCGCCTGGATGAGGAAACCCAGGCAGGGGTGCTGACACTCCTCGAACCGGAAGACGCCGCGGACCTCATCGAAGAACTGCCGGAAATACAGGGCGCCGACATTATCGAGGACCTGCCGGTCGAAAAGGCCGCGCTTATCGTCGACGAGATGGAGAGCGACGTACGAGCCGACCTCCTGCAGGAGCTCCACGAGGACGATGCAGAGGCCATTCTGGCGCAGATGGACCCTCAAGAGGCCGCGAACGCACGAAGATTGCTGGCCTACGAGGCAGACACAGCCGGCGGCATCATGATCACCGAGTTCCTGGCGTACGACATGAACACCACGATCGCCGAAGTTCTGGAAGACCTGCATAAGCATGTTGAGGCCTATTCAGACCTCAACATTCAGTATATTTATGTGGTCAATGAGAAATATTCACTCGTGGGCGTGATCCCCCTCCGAAACCTTATTCTGTCCAAGCCTGACAAAGACCTCGTGAACGTAATGATTACGAATCCTCTATACGTGCTTGTCGATACGTCACTCGACGAACTCGAACAGATATTCGACCGCTACCCGTTCATCGGCATCCCTGTCACCGACAAAGAAGGGCGTCTGGTTGGGGTCGCGCAGCAGTCGGACGTCGAAGAAGCCCTTGGCGAAATCGCCGCGGATGCCCTGAACAGCTTCAGCGGTATCATCGGGGGCGACGAACTCCGGTCTATGCCCGTATTGCCGCGTGCAGTCCGGCGCATGTCCGTGCTTAGTTTCAATCTGGTGCTCAGCGCGATTGCTGCGAGCGTTATCCTGCATTTCGAGACGACCATAGGCCAAATGACGACGTTGGCGTTCTTCATCCCTATCATCGGCAACATGAGCGGCTGTTCGGGGAATCAAGCCGTGGGAGTCAGCATTCGCGAACTGGCATTGGGCATCACAAGACCCGAGGACTGGAAACGGGTCCTGCTTAAGGAGGTCCAGGTGGGGCTCATCAACGGCGTATTGCTGGGCATATTCTTGTCCGCAGTAGCCCTCTTGCTCCACAAAGGGCCGATCATCGGTCTTGTAGCTGGCGGTGCGCTGGCGTTCAACAGCGTGTTCGCACTCTGCATTGGCGGGGTAGTCCCGTTGATGCTGCGGACGTTGGGCATAGACCCTGCACTGGCTGCGCCCCCCATCTTGACCAGTCTGACCGATATGTGCGGTTTCCTGATTTTTCTCAGTCTGGCAACGTGGCTTCTCATATAG
- the trpB gene encoding tryptophan synthase subunit beta: MSESVNSSATRNQPYPYPDAKGRFGAYGGKYVPETLMYALDELEDAFRKSANDPEFQATLNVYRRDYIGRPTPLYFAQRLTQHLGGAKVYFKREDLAHTGAHKINNALGQVLLAKRMGKTRIIAETGAGQHGVATATAAAQLGLECEIYMGTEDIERQKLNVFRMRLLGAKVNPVSSGSKTLKDAINEALRDWVTNVRNTHYVLGTVHGPHPFPLICREFQKIIGEETRRQILEQEGRLPDVLLACVGGGSNALGLFFEFIREKDIRMIGVEAAGLGIETGKHAARFAGGRLGTLQGAMSYVLQDDNGQILGTHSVSAGLDYASVGPEHAFLRSEGRVEYVSASDDEALAAFKFTSELEGIIPALESAHAVAYAQKLVPKLADDQIVIINMSGRGDKDVQQAAKFLLPGEKFQ, translated from the coding sequence ATGAGCGAATCCGTCAATTCATCCGCAACGCGAAATCAGCCCTATCCGTATCCTGATGCCAAAGGGCGCTTCGGGGCCTATGGCGGGAAGTATGTCCCCGAGACCCTCATGTATGCTCTCGACGAACTTGAGGACGCGTTCCGCAAATCCGCCAACGACCCCGAATTTCAGGCCACGTTGAACGTGTACCGCCGCGATTACATCGGGCGGCCAACGCCTCTGTATTTTGCCCAGCGCCTGACGCAGCACCTCGGCGGGGCAAAAGTGTATTTCAAGCGCGAGGACCTCGCTCACACCGGCGCGCACAAGATCAACAACGCCCTGGGCCAGGTGCTCCTCGCAAAACGCATGGGCAAGACCCGCATCATCGCGGAAACCGGCGCAGGCCAGCACGGCGTCGCGACGGCTACGGCCGCGGCACAACTCGGCCTCGAATGCGAGATCTACATGGGTACGGAAGACATCGAGCGCCAGAAACTCAACGTCTTTCGCATGCGCCTCCTCGGCGCGAAGGTTAATCCAGTTTCATCGGGCTCGAAAACTCTCAAGGACGCCATCAACGAAGCCCTCCGCGACTGGGTCACCAACGTCCGCAACACGCATTACGTGCTGGGAACCGTCCATGGCCCGCACCCGTTTCCGCTCATCTGCCGGGAATTCCAGAAGATCATCGGTGAGGAGACGCGGCGCCAGATTCTTGAACAGGAGGGCCGGCTTCCGGATGTCCTTCTTGCATGCGTGGGAGGCGGCAGCAACGCCCTCGGATTGTTCTTTGAGTTCATACGGGAGAAAGACATACGCATGATTGGCGTCGAGGCCGCTGGCCTCGGGATCGAGACCGGCAAACACGCCGCCCGGTTTGCCGGCGGCAGGCTTGGCACTCTCCAGGGAGCGATGAGCTATGTGCTTCAGGACGACAACGGGCAAATCCTCGGCACCCACAGTGTGTCGGCGGGCCTTGACTACGCGAGCGTGGGCCCCGAGCACGCCTTCCTGCGGAGCGAAGGACGCGTCGAATACGTGAGCGCCAGCGATGACGAAGCCTTGGCGGCTTTCAAGTTCACCAGTGAACTCGAAGGCATTATCCCTGCCCTCGAGAGCGCGCACGCGGTGGCCTACGCACAGAAGCTGGTCCCCAAGCTCGCTGACGACCAGATCGTGATCATCAACATGTCTGGCAGGGGAGATAAGGATGTCCAGCAGGCGGCAAAATTCCTGCTGCCAGGAGAGAAATTCCAGTGA